One Gemmatimonadota bacterium DNA window includes the following coding sequences:
- a CDS encoding EAL domain-containing protein encodes MSIRPTPGVWTVATAAYAVLYVAFERAGVGTEPLRDLVSNLAFLPLNLLVAVLNLLASRHPSLDIGVRRALRLLGAGAIMVLLGNLISVSYFFSRGESPGVSWADPFYLADSGFTLAALLSFPLIRRTRLDGWKFVIDAATVLVGGGLAIWFLAIRPGMDVTATRFIDRALALAYPMAGLLLLLGVTMTLLRRPLDGNRRAFHVLIVGVVLSIVADLAFDLIVAQAGERIMGWIDAVYLIVYILLVGSAEMYWAHPVPAGAPAPVGRTRRQPSSLLPYLAVGATYGLLLGVTVRPWVDPVSPIAAAAVVITALVVARQLLTVRENVQLIAEAAARRNEARFRALVQHASDVILVVRGDLTIRFASPSVARVLKLDPAGITGQPLADVLDPDARDAALAFLRAALRTPGVTPAVEWRFHGSRSTPLHVEVIASNLLAEPDVRGLVLNLRDVSERKQLEQQLTHLAFHDPLTGLANRALFRDRVSHALALSRRQGTAITVMFLDLDDFKQVNDTLGHAEGDQLINAVAERLQASARSADTVARFGGDEFAILLEDPPGGTGHQVLLERLTRAMARTFPLAGTELYVTASIGIATAASDESADDLLRNADMAMYTAKRRGKGRCETYQAHMYADLRQRMEMELALRAAIEREELHLVYQPIYDMRTRQLHGVEALVRWDHPRYGSMLPQQFIPLAEETGLIVDLGGWVLRRACWQLRQWRELHPTVPLTMAVNVSSRQLHELDIVQETVRALRESGVDPGAVVLEITESVLMQQTGSAQARLKQLKALGVGIAIDDFGTGYSSLSYLQRFPIDILKLARPFVEEVAGGDDRAALARAILGLGQALRLRTVAEGVERPDQCAALAAMGCDLGQGYYFSLPLHPDEVRRLLASGAAIATPA; translated from the coding sequence ATGTCCATCCGGCCGACCCCGGGCGTCTGGACCGTGGCCACCGCCGCCTACGCCGTGCTCTACGTGGCCTTCGAGCGGGCCGGGGTCGGCACCGAACCGCTGCGTGACCTGGTCAGCAACCTCGCCTTCCTCCCGCTCAACCTGCTCGTCGCCGTCCTCAACCTGCTCGCCTCGCGGCATCCGTCGCTCGATATCGGGGTCCGCCGCGCCCTGCGACTGCTCGGGGCCGGCGCGATCATGGTGCTCCTCGGCAACCTGATCTCGGTCAGCTACTTCTTCAGCCGCGGCGAGAGCCCCGGCGTGTCATGGGCCGACCCCTTCTACCTGGCCGACAGCGGCTTCACGCTGGCGGCGCTGCTGTCCTTCCCGCTCATCCGGCGGACCCGTCTCGACGGCTGGAAGTTCGTCATCGACGCGGCCACGGTCCTGGTGGGCGGCGGGCTCGCGATCTGGTTCCTGGCCATCCGGCCGGGCATGGACGTGACCGCCACCCGGTTCATCGACCGGGCGCTGGCGCTGGCCTACCCGATGGCGGGCCTGCTGCTGCTGCTCGGCGTCACGATGACGCTGCTGCGCCGCCCGCTCGACGGCAACCGCCGGGCGTTCCACGTGCTGATCGTCGGGGTGGTGCTGAGCATCGTCGCCGACCTGGCCTTCGACCTGATCGTGGCGCAGGCCGGCGAGCGGATCATGGGGTGGATCGACGCCGTCTACCTGATCGTCTACATCCTGCTGGTGGGCAGCGCCGAGATGTACTGGGCTCACCCGGTCCCGGCCGGCGCCCCCGCGCCCGTCGGCCGCACCCGGCGCCAGCCCTCGAGCCTGCTCCCCTACCTGGCGGTGGGCGCCACCTACGGCCTGCTGCTCGGCGTGACGGTGCGGCCCTGGGTGGACCCGGTGAGCCCGATCGCCGCGGCCGCGGTGGTGATCACCGCGCTGGTGGTGGCCCGCCAGCTGCTCACGGTGCGGGAGAACGTCCAGCTCATCGCCGAGGCGGCGGCCCGCCGCAACGAGGCGCGCTTCCGCGCCCTGGTGCAGCACGCCTCCGACGTGATCCTGGTGGTGCGCGGGGACCTCACCATCCGCTTCGCCAGCCCGTCGGTGGCGCGGGTGCTCAAGCTCGATCCCGCCGGCATCACGGGGCAGCCCCTGGCCGACGTGCTCGACCCCGACGCCCGCGACGCGGCCCTGGCCTTCCTCCGCGCCGCGCTGCGCACCCCCGGCGTGACCCCGGCGGTCGAGTGGCGCTTCCACGGCAGCCGCTCCACCCCGCTGCACGTGGAGGTGATCGCCAGCAATCTCCTCGCGGAGCCCGATGTCCGCGGCCTGGTGCTCAACCTCCGGGACGTGAGCGAGCGCAAGCAGCTGGAGCAGCAGCTCACCCACCTGGCCTTCCACGACCCGCTGACCGGGCTCGCCAACCGCGCCCTGTTCCGCGACCGGGTGAGCCACGCCCTGGCGCTCTCCCGGCGGCAGGGCACGGCGATCACGGTGATGTTCCTCGACCTCGACGACTTCAAGCAGGTCAACGACACCCTGGGCCACGCCGAGGGCGACCAGCTCATCAACGCGGTGGCGGAGCGGCTGCAGGCCTCGGCCCGCAGCGCCGACACCGTGGCCCGCTTCGGCGGCGACGAGTTCGCCATCCTCCTCGAGGACCCGCCGGGGGGCACCGGCCACCAGGTGCTGCTGGAGCGGCTCACCCGCGCCATGGCGCGCACCTTCCCGCTGGCGGGCACCGAGCTGTACGTGACGGCCAGCATCGGCATCGCCACCGCCGCGAGCGACGAGAGCGCCGACGACCTGCTCCGCAACGCCGACATGGCCATGTACACGGCCAAGCGGCGCGGCAAGGGGCGCTGCGAGACCTACCAGGCGCACATGTACGCCGACCTGCGGCAGCGGATGGAGATGGAGCTGGCGCTGCGCGCCGCGATCGAGCGGGAGGAGCTGCACCTGGTCTACCAGCCCATCTACGACATGCGCACCCGCCAGCTCCACGGCGTGGAGGCGCTGGTGCGCTGGGACCATCCCCGCTACGGCTCCATGCTGCCCCAGCAGTTCATCCCCCTGGCGGAGGAGACCGGGCTCATCGTGGACCTGGGCGGCTGGGTGCTGCGGCGCGCCTGCTGGCAGCTGCGCCAGTGGCGCGAGCTGCACCCGACGGTGCCCCTCACCATGGCGGTCAACGTCTCCAGCCGGCAGCTGCACGAGCTCGACATCGTCCAGGAGACCGTCCGTGCCCTGCGGGAGTCGGGGGTCGACCCGGGGGCGGTGGTCCTGGAGATCACCGAGAGCGTCCTCATGCAGCAGACCGGCTCCGCCCAGGCCCGCCTCAAGCAGCTCAAGGCGCTCGGGGTCGGCATCGCCATCGACGATTTCGGCACCGGCTACTCCTCGCTCAGCTACCTGCAGCGCTTCCCCATCGACATCCTCAAGCTGGCCCGGCCCTTCGTCGAGGAGGTGGCCGGCGGCGACGACCGCGCCGCCCTCGCCCGCGCCATCCTGGGCCTGGGCCAGGCGCTGCGGCTGCGCACCGTCGCCGAGGGCGTCGAGCGCCCCGACCAGTGCGCCGCGCTCGCCGCCATGGGCTGCGACCTGGGCCAGGGATACTACTTCTCGCTGCCGCTCCACCCCGACGAGGTGCGCCGCCTGCTGGCCAGCGGCGCCGCCATCGCCACCCCGGCCTGA
- a CDS encoding sulfite exporter TauE/SafE family protein — translation MPVEFNPALVIAFGLGVGVLVGMTGIGGGALMTPLLVLFVGTPPVTAVGTDLAYGAVTKTVGGIKHWQQGTIDFVLSAWMAVGSVPAAIGGVYVVGALERRLGGPAFEQAMLYLLAGAIAFTGAMTLIRAIFLKQLISRERDTVPMQARHKVAAVVLGLSVGFILGITSAGSGSLIALGLIMIFRLTPYRVVGTDVFHAAILLWAAAIAHVVAGNVDYVLAGTILIGSVPGVWVGSHLSVRLPAGTLRTVLGVVLIGAAMGLGSKAGLPIPKEAIAVVPAVLAAIVLWQRFRDRVPRAAADTVAQEPRGH, via the coding sequence ATGCCTGTGGAATTCAATCCCGCGCTGGTCATCGCCTTCGGGCTGGGCGTCGGCGTCCTCGTCGGCATGACCGGCATCGGCGGGGGCGCCCTGATGACGCCGCTGCTGGTGCTGTTCGTCGGCACGCCCCCGGTCACGGCGGTCGGCACCGACCTGGCCTACGGCGCGGTGACCAAGACGGTGGGCGGGATCAAGCACTGGCAGCAGGGGACGATCGACTTCGTGCTCTCCGCGTGGATGGCGGTCGGGTCGGTGCCGGCGGCCATCGGCGGCGTCTATGTGGTGGGGGCGCTGGAGCGGCGCCTCGGGGGCCCGGCCTTCGAGCAGGCCATGCTCTACCTGCTCGCGGGGGCCATCGCCTTCACCGGCGCCATGACGCTCATCCGCGCCATCTTCCTCAAGCAGCTCATCAGCCGCGAGCGCGATACCGTGCCCATGCAGGCCCGCCACAAGGTGGCGGCCGTGGTGCTCGGCCTCTCCGTCGGCTTCATCCTCGGCATCACCTCCGCGGGCAGCGGCTCGCTGATCGCCCTCGGGCTCATCATGATCTTCCGGCTCACCCCCTACCGGGTGGTGGGGACCGACGTCTTCCACGCCGCCATCCTGCTCTGGGCCGCGGCGATCGCCCACGTGGTGGCCGGCAACGTCGACTACGTGCTCGCCGGCACCATCCTCATCGGGTCGGTGCCGGGGGTGTGGGTCGGCAGCCACCTCTCGGTCCGGCTCCCCGCCGGCACGCTGCGCACCGTGCTCGGCGTGGTGCTGATCGGCGCCGCCATGGGGCTCGGCTCCAAGGCCGGCCTGCCCATCCCCAAGGAGGCGATCGCGGTGGTGCCGGCGGTGCTGGCGGCGATCGTGCTGTGGCAGCGCTTCCGCGACCGGGTGCCCCGCGCCGCCGCCGACACCGTGGCCCAGGAGCCGCGCGGGCACTAG
- a CDS encoding insulinase family protein, protein MLAPFRPLATLALLAAALGTTPAPSLAQQAGRAVPIDYYRLPNGLRVVLSRDTTAPTVAVGAYYHIGFRNEPRDRTGFAHLFEHLMFQGSTNLGKLEFIKLVESNGGLLNGSTRFDFTNYFEVVPAHTLETILWAEADRMKGLAIDSANLKNQQEVVKNEVRVNVLNQPYGSFPWIDLPMTANENWYNAHNFYGDLADLDAATLTDAAAFFQKYYAPNNAVLAVVGDFEPGQARAWIQKYFGGIPAVELPAPPDLTEPRQVTEKRASRVDSLATRPALGLAYHVPPRGTPEWFAFGLIDQILGQGRDARLFEALVQEKGYTGDVSAGINWGLGHQFNYQGPMLWMVSLYHDANVSPDAIVAAVDREVQALMDRPVDAATLARARTKMRAALYDIMESFSGFGTLDLLASFALFDDDPALANRLEAGFARVTPALIQRTAREYLRSGNRTVYTIVPGARDQAAGGAQ, encoded by the coding sequence ATGCTCGCGCCCTTCCGACCGCTGGCCACGCTCGCCCTGCTGGCCGCGGCCCTCGGCACCACCCCCGCCCCGTCGCTCGCGCAGCAGGCGGGCCGGGCGGTTCCCATCGACTACTACCGCCTGCCCAACGGACTCCGGGTGGTGCTCTCCCGCGATACCACCGCGCCCACCGTCGCGGTCGGGGCCTACTACCACATCGGGTTCCGGAATGAACCGCGGGACCGCACCGGCTTCGCCCACCTGTTCGAGCACCTCATGTTCCAGGGCTCGACCAACCTCGGCAAGCTCGAGTTCATCAAGCTGGTGGAGTCGAACGGGGGCCTGCTCAACGGCTCCACCCGGTTCGACTTCACCAACTACTTCGAGGTGGTGCCCGCGCACACCCTGGAGACCATCCTCTGGGCCGAGGCCGACCGGATGAAGGGGCTGGCCATCGACAGCGCCAACCTCAAGAACCAGCAGGAAGTGGTGAAGAACGAGGTGCGGGTGAACGTGCTCAACCAGCCCTACGGCTCGTTCCCGTGGATCGACCTGCCGATGACGGCCAACGAGAACTGGTACAACGCCCACAACTTCTACGGTGACCTCGCCGACCTCGACGCCGCCACCCTCACCGACGCCGCCGCGTTCTTCCAGAAGTACTACGCGCCCAACAACGCGGTGCTCGCGGTGGTGGGCGACTTCGAGCCGGGGCAGGCCCGGGCCTGGATCCAGAAGTACTTCGGCGGCATCCCCGCCGTGGAGCTGCCCGCCCCGCCCGACCTCACCGAGCCGCGGCAGGTCACCGAGAAGCGCGCCAGCCGGGTCGACTCGCTCGCCACCCGGCCGGCGCTCGGCCTCGCGTACCACGTGCCGCCGCGCGGGACCCCGGAATGGTTCGCCTTCGGGCTGATCGACCAGATCCTGGGCCAGGGCCGCGACGCCCGGCTGTTCGAGGCGCTGGTGCAGGAGAAGGGCTACACCGGCGACGTGAGCGCCGGCATCAACTGGGGGCTGGGGCACCAGTTCAACTACCAGGGCCCGATGCTCTGGATGGTCTCCCTCTACCACGACGCGAACGTCAGCCCCGATGCGATCGTGGCCGCGGTGGACCGCGAGGTCCAGGCCCTGATGGACCGGCCGGTCGACGCCGCCACGCTGGCGCGGGCCCGCACCAAGATGCGCGCCGCGCTGTACGACATCATGGAGAGCTTCTCCGGTTTCGGCACCCTCGACCTGCTGGCGTCCTTCGCGCTGTTCGACGACGACCCGGCGCTGGCCAACCGGCTCGAGGCGGGGTTCGCCCGGGTCACCCCGGCGCTCATCCAGCGCACCGCGCGCGAATACCTGCGGTCCGGCAACCGGACCGTGTACACCATCGTCCCCGGCGCCCGTGACCAGGCCGCCGGCGGCGCCCAGTGA
- a CDS encoding insulinase family protein, with protein sequence MRTTLLATALLLGALPLAAQQEAPPAPGTPKDFRVPPRRSFTLPNGMKVSFVRYGTVPKVAVQLDLATGGIDEAADEVQLAGLTAQMLLEGSTSRSAGQISREAAEMGGSLRAGAGDDDLTVGGEVLSEFGDRFIALLADVVLRPRFAESDLARLRANLQRDNAIAQSQPGQISRARFRQMLFGDHPYGRVYASDSMIAGYTAARIAAFYDHNVGGRRAHLYVSGVFDQPKLERAIRAAFSRWKAGSAATVRPPTPVAHRQLDLIDRPDAVQSSLRVGLPVADPTSPDWVRLTVTDALLGGAFGSRITSNIREDKGYTYSPFSFVGSWPKTGLWVEVADVTTAVTGPSLKEIFGEVDRLRREAPPEAELTGIKNNLAGVFTLQNSSRYGLIGQMQFVDQHGLGDGYISGYVKNVHGVSPEDVRRTAEKYLDPARMTITVVGDRKTIEPQLEPYRAGVP encoded by the coding sequence ATGCGAACCACGCTGCTGGCCACGGCCCTCCTGCTGGGCGCGCTGCCGCTCGCCGCGCAGCAGGAGGCCCCCCCCGCGCCGGGCACGCCGAAGGACTTCCGGGTGCCGCCGCGGCGGAGCTTTACGCTGCCCAACGGGATGAAGGTGAGCTTCGTGCGCTACGGCACGGTGCCCAAGGTGGCGGTCCAGCTCGACCTCGCCACCGGCGGCATCGACGAGGCGGCCGACGAGGTGCAGCTGGCGGGCCTCACCGCCCAGATGCTGCTCGAGGGCTCCACCAGCCGGAGCGCGGGCCAGATCTCCCGCGAGGCGGCGGAGATGGGCGGCAGCCTCCGCGCCGGCGCCGGCGATGACGACCTCACCGTGGGCGGCGAGGTCCTGAGCGAATTCGGCGACCGCTTCATCGCCCTGCTCGCCGACGTGGTGCTCCGTCCCCGCTTCGCCGAGTCGGACCTGGCGCGGCTCCGCGCCAACCTGCAGCGGGACAACGCCATCGCCCAGAGCCAGCCGGGCCAGATCAGCCGCGCCCGCTTCCGCCAGATGCTCTTCGGCGACCACCCCTACGGCCGGGTCTACGCCAGCGACTCGATGATCGCCGGCTACACCGCCGCGCGCATCGCCGCGTTCTACGACCACAACGTCGGCGGCCGCCGCGCCCACCTGTACGTGAGCGGCGTCTTCGACCAGCCGAAGCTGGAGCGCGCCATCCGCGCCGCCTTCAGCCGCTGGAAGGCCGGGAGCGCCGCCACGGTCCGCCCGCCGACGCCGGTGGCCCACCGCCAGCTCGACCTCATCGACCGCCCCGACGCCGTGCAGAGTTCGCTCCGCGTGGGCCTTCCCGTGGCCGACCCCACCAGCCCCGACTGGGTCCGCCTCACGGTCACCGACGCCCTGCTCGGCGGCGCCTTCGGCTCGCGGATCACCAGCAACATCCGCGAGGACAAGGGCTACACCTACAGCCCTTTCTCGTTCGTGGGCAGCTGGCCGAAGACCGGCCTGTGGGTGGAGGTGGCCGACGTGACCACCGCGGTCACCGGGCCGTCGCTCAAGGAGATCTTCGGCGAGGTGGACCGGCTCCGGCGCGAGGCGCCGCCCGAGGCGGAACTCACCGGCATCAAGAACAACCTGGCCGGCGTCTTCACGCTGCAGAACAGCTCGCGCTACGGGCTCATCGGCCAGATGCAGTTCGTGGACCAGCACGGCCTGGGCGACGGCTACATCAGCGGCTACGTCAAGAACGTGCACGGGGTGAGCCCCGAGGACGTGCGCCGCACCGCCGAGAAGTACCTCGACCCGGCGCGGATGACGATCACCGTGGTGGGAGACAGGAAGACCATCGAGCCCCAGCTCGAGCCGTACCGGGCCGGGGTGCCCTGA
- a CDS encoding fatty acid desaturase gives MTCDAPAAGAPTPESPDWMAMLAPYRVPSNLRSAWQLASTATLLVIFWIAALWSLEIGYGLTLIVAVPAAMMVVRMFMLQHDCGHGSFFRSQKVNDLIGSVIGVITLVPYTYWRKTHAIHHASSGNLDGRDFGDIDTLTVREYLSRPRHKRILYRLYRHPLVLLLVGPAWQFILKHRLPLDIPRSWKREWTSVHLTNLGLGLAVALLWWTVGLREFLLVQVPITLIAGAMGVYLFYVQHQYEDTYWRYREAWNYFASGLDGASHLVMPRLLQWCTASIGLHHIHHVSARIPNYRLQEAFDQNPALHQVTRLTLPQSVKTLWLTLWDEDEKRLVSFRELRAIRDRIAREIGAGAAILATKPEAVPRTWQ, from the coding sequence ATGACCTGCGATGCCCCGGCCGCCGGGGCGCCGACGCCCGAAAGCCCGGACTGGATGGCGATGCTCGCGCCGTACCGCGTGCCGTCCAACCTCCGCAGCGCCTGGCAGCTGGCCAGCACCGCCACCCTGCTGGTGATCTTCTGGATCGCCGCGCTGTGGAGCCTCGAGATCGGCTACGGGCTCACCCTGATCGTCGCGGTGCCGGCGGCCATGATGGTGGTCCGGATGTTCATGCTGCAGCACGACTGCGGCCACGGGAGCTTCTTCCGCTCCCAGAAGGTCAACGACCTCATCGGCTCGGTGATCGGCGTGATCACGCTGGTCCCCTACACCTACTGGCGGAAGACCCACGCCATCCACCACGCCAGCTCCGGCAACCTCGACGGCCGGGACTTCGGCGACATCGACACCCTCACCGTCCGCGAGTACCTGAGCCGGCCCCGCCACAAGCGGATCCTGTACCGCCTCTACCGGCACCCCCTGGTGCTGCTGCTGGTGGGCCCGGCGTGGCAGTTCATCCTCAAGCACCGCCTGCCGCTCGACATCCCGCGCAGCTGGAAGCGCGAGTGGACCAGCGTGCACCTGACCAACCTGGGTCTCGGGCTCGCGGTGGCGCTGCTGTGGTGGACGGTGGGGCTGCGGGAGTTCCTGCTGGTGCAGGTGCCCATCACGCTCATCGCGGGCGCCATGGGCGTGTACCTCTTCTACGTGCAGCACCAGTACGAGGACACCTACTGGCGCTACCGCGAGGCGTGGAACTACTTCGCCTCCGGCCTCGATGGGGCCAGCCACCTGGTCATGCCCCGGCTGCTGCAGTGGTGCACCGCCAGCATCGGCCTGCACCACATCCACCACGTCTCCGCCCGGATCCCGAACTACCGGCTGCAGGAGGCGTTCGACCAGAACCCGGCGCTGCACCAGGTCACCCGGCTCACGCTCCCCCAGAGCGTGAAGACGCTGTGGCTCACCCTCTGGGACGAGGACGAGAAGCGGCTGGTGAGCTTCCGCGAGCTGCGGGCCATCCGGGACCGCATTGCCCGGGAAATCGGCGCCGGCGCCGCCATCCTCGCCACCAAGCCCGAGGCCGTGCCGCGCACCTGGCAGTAG
- a CDS encoding SDR family oxidoreductase: MTPSDQTSAADPWASLPAGTDPLDGLVHLSNLLGRETRLVQPGGGNTSIKMKVPGPDGADVEALLVKGSGTDLRSITRGGFTRLSLPRLAPLGVIDQMTDAEMMRFMAGCMLAEGPAPSVETPLHSLLPHRVIAHTHDIATMSLTNVPDGTAERLVREIFDGQVVYVPYSRPGFPLARAVSAMAGSIPAGAIGMTLAHHGLVIFGDDPRQCHQRMTAAVAKIEAYLAACRKGKRVLGGTVRPARPAAERQQLAATVLPAVRGALGAAERVILHFDDGEDVLETLAQERTPELVRRGMTTPEHLLRAGRLPLWLDLDPALAPDALAAQVTAQIAVQRAEYEAYHRRHAAADQPPLDDWAKVVLVPGIGMITAFSDKKNAVTANLCYRAGLESLVNAEAVERFEFLPEADVFAFEHWPLERRKTEEALAKERATKLLPRHVVVVIGGGSGIGKAAAEKFAAEGAHVVVADLDGAVAGKVACEIAAAAPGRVIGGPVDVRDDASLDALFRRAVLEFGGLDCLFYTAGAPPRFAPITEITREDLQRQLEVHYIGAVQAIGRAARIMRRQGLGGSIVASVSKAAVVPGKEAVAYGGSKAAMLQALRVAAVELGGDGIRVNAINADQIETPLFLQFVKERAASRGITVEEQLEVYRKRNLMGAALIPAEVVADLAVLLASSRFRYTTGDILTVDGGLPEAFPR; encoded by the coding sequence ATGACCCCTTCAGACCAGACGTCCGCCGCCGATCCCTGGGCCAGCCTGCCCGCCGGTACCGACCCGCTCGACGGGCTGGTGCACCTCTCCAACCTGCTGGGCCGGGAGACCCGGCTGGTCCAGCCGGGGGGCGGCAACACCTCCATCAAGATGAAGGTCCCGGGCCCCGACGGCGCCGACGTCGAGGCGCTGCTGGTGAAGGGGAGCGGCACCGACCTGCGCAGCATCACGCGTGGTGGCTTCACGCGGCTGTCGCTGCCGCGGCTGGCGCCGCTTGGGGTCATCGACCAGATGACCGACGCCGAGATGATGCGCTTCATGGCGGGCTGCATGCTGGCCGAGGGCCCCGCGCCGAGCGTCGAGACGCCGCTGCACTCGCTGCTGCCGCACCGGGTCATCGCGCACACCCATGACATCGCCACCATGAGCCTGACCAACGTGCCGGATGGCACGGCGGAGCGGCTGGTGCGCGAGATCTTCGACGGGCAGGTGGTGTACGTCCCCTACAGCCGGCCCGGCTTCCCGCTGGCGCGCGCCGTGAGCGCGATGGCCGGGAGCATCCCGGCGGGCGCCATCGGCATGACGCTGGCGCACCATGGGCTGGTGATCTTCGGCGACGACCCGCGGCAGTGCCACCAGCGCATGACTGCGGCGGTGGCAAAGATCGAGGCCTATCTCGCCGCCTGCCGCAAGGGCAAGCGGGTGCTCGGCGGCACCGTCCGGCCGGCGCGGCCCGCGGCGGAGCGGCAGCAGCTGGCCGCCACGGTGCTCCCGGCGGTGCGGGGCGCGCTGGGCGCGGCGGAGCGGGTGATCCTGCACTTCGACGATGGCGAGGACGTGCTCGAGACCCTGGCGCAGGAGCGCACCCCGGAGCTGGTGCGCCGCGGCATGACCACGCCGGAGCACCTGCTGCGGGCGGGGCGGCTGCCGCTGTGGCTCGACCTCGACCCGGCGCTCGCGCCCGACGCGCTGGCCGCGCAGGTCACGGCGCAGATCGCGGTGCAGCGGGCCGAATACGAGGCGTATCATCGGCGCCACGCCGCGGCCGACCAGCCGCCGCTCGACGACTGGGCCAAGGTGGTCCTGGTGCCGGGGATCGGGATGATCACGGCGTTCAGCGACAAGAAGAACGCGGTGACCGCCAACCTCTGCTACCGCGCCGGGCTCGAGAGCCTGGTGAATGCGGAGGCGGTGGAGCGGTTCGAGTTCCTCCCTGAGGCCGACGTCTTCGCGTTCGAGCACTGGCCGCTGGAGCGCCGGAAGACCGAGGAGGCGCTCGCGAAGGAGCGGGCCACCAAGCTGCTGCCGCGGCACGTGGTGGTGGTGATCGGCGGCGGGAGCGGGATCGGCAAGGCGGCGGCGGAGAAGTTCGCGGCGGAGGGGGCCCACGTGGTGGTGGCCGACCTCGACGGCGCCGTGGCGGGCAAGGTGGCCTGCGAGATCGCGGCCGCGGCGCCGGGGCGGGTGATCGGCGGCCCGGTGGACGTGCGGGACGACGCCAGCCTCGACGCGCTGTTCCGCCGCGCGGTGCTGGAGTTCGGCGGGCTCGACTGCCTGTTCTACACCGCGGGCGCCCCGCCCCGCTTCGCGCCGATCACCGAGATCACCCGGGAGGACCTGCAGCGGCAGCTCGAGGTGCACTACATCGGCGCGGTGCAGGCCATCGGCCGCGCCGCGCGCATCATGCGGCGCCAGGGGCTCGGCGGGTCGATCGTGGCGTCGGTCTCGAAGGCGGCGGTGGTGCCGGGCAAGGAGGCGGTGGCCTACGGCGGGAGCAAGGCGGCCATGCTGCAGGCGCTCCGGGTGGCCGCGGTGGAGCTGGGCGGGGACGGCATCCGGGTCAACGCCATTAACGCCGACCAGATCGAGACGCCGCTGTTCCTGCAGTTCGTGAAGGAGCGCGCGGCCAGCCGCGGCATCACCGTCGAGGAGCAGCTCGAGGTCTATCGCAAGCGGAACCTGATGGGGGCGGCGCTCATCCCCGCGGAGGTGGTGGCCGACCTGGCGGTGCTGCTGGCCAGCAGCCGCTTCCGCTACACCACCGGCGACATCCTCACCGTGGACGGCGGCCTGCCGGAGGCGTTCCCGCGGTAG